CTCGTGCTGTTCGGCGCGGCGACGACGCGCGTCGAGCAGCACGACGAGCAGCACGCAGTGCACGCCGACGCGCCTCGCCTCGCCGCCGATGCGGCCGTGCCGGCCGCGCCGCTCGCGCGCCCGTCCGCCGCGCCGCACGTCGAGCGCTTCGCCGAATACCACTGAGCGGCCCGCGCCGCCGCGCAAACGGGTTCGTGCGCGCGGCGGCCTACTCGGCGCGCTGCCGCTCGAGCCACGCCTGGAACATCAGCACCGTCCAGAGCGGATGCTGCCAGTTCATCCGGCCCGACTGGTGCTGCCGCCACAGCCGCTCGACGCGCGTCGCGTCGAGATAGCCTTCGTCGCGCAGGCGCGCGGGGCGCAGCAGCTCCGCCGCCCAGTCGCTCAGCTCGCCGCGCAGCCACGCGCCGACGGGCGCGCAGAAGCCCTGCTTCGGCCGGTCGATCAGCGGCCGCGGCACGTAGCGGTACAGCAGCTTGCGCAGCAGCCACTTGTCCTGCCCGTCCGGGATGCGCAGCGCCTCGGGCAGCCGCCACGCGAACTCGACGACGCGATGATCGAGAAACGGCATCCGCGTCTCGAGGCTCACCGCCATCGCCGCGCGATCGACCTTCGTCAGGATGTCGGTCGGCAGATACGTGAGCGTGTCGACGGCCATCGCCTGCTCGGCGAACGACAGCCCGGCGGGCCAAGCGCCCGGCGTGTCGATCAGCGTCTGCGGCTCGTGCCCCGCGAGCGTGAAGCGCTCCGGATGGTGGACCGACGACATCAGCAGCCGATACAGCGATGCGCGGCTGTCCGCCGTCATCACGTTCGCGAGCTTGTGCAGGCGATCGCCGACGCGCGGCGACGCGTCGCGCTGCGCGGCCGCGCTCCACGCGCCCTGCACGAGCGCGGCGATCTGATCGGCATGGTCGGGCCGCAGCGCGTGCAGCGCGGCCGCGATCCGCATCCGCACCGCGGCCGGCACGCGGCGCAGCCGCCCCCATAAGCGCGGCGTCAGGAAATAGCGCGTGTAGCCGCCGAACAGTTCGTCACCGCCGTCGCCCGACAGGCTCACCTTCACGTGGCGGCGCGTGAGCTCGGAGACGAGCAGCGTCGGAATCTGCGACGAATCGGCGAACGGCTCGTCGTAGACGCTCGGCATGCGCGGGACCGTCGCGAGCACGTCGGACGGCTTCACGTAGAGCTCGGTGTGCGACGTGCCGAGATGCCGCGCAACCGCCTTCGCATAGCCAGCCTCGTCGTAGCCCGCCTCGTGGAAGCCGATCGTAAACGTCTGCACCGGCTGCGCGGTCTGCGTCTGCATCAGCGCGACGATCACCGACGAATCGACGCCCCCCGACAGGAACGCGCCAAGCGGCACGTCGGCGACCGACTGCTCGGCGATCGCATCGCGCAACACGTGATCGAGCTGCGCGACGGCGGCGTTCGCGTCGCCGTCGAACGGATTCGCGCGGCCCGCCGCGATCACGCGGTCGAGCGACCAGTAGCGGCGCGGCGCGGGCTCGTCGCCCAAGCCCTCGTGCTGCACGTAGGTGCCGGGCGGCAGCTTGCGGATGCCTTCGTAGATCGTGTACGGCGCGGGCACGCTCGCGTGGCGCAGATACAAACACAGCGCGTTGCGGTCGATCGGATGCGCGCCGAAGCCCGGAAAGCGCCGCAGCGCCTTCAGCTCGGAGCCGAACACGAACGAGCCGCCGATGCGGCCGTAATAGAGCGGCTTCTCGCCGATGCGATCGCGCGCGAGCGTGAGCACGCGCGATTCGCGGTTCCACAGCGCGAGCGCGAACATTCCGACCGCCTTTTGCAGCGCGCGATCGATGCCCCACGCGGAGAACGCCGCGAGCAACACTTCGCTATCCGAATGACCTCGCCACTCGGGCGCGCGATGCTCGCGCTCGAGCTCGCGGCGCAACTCGCGAAAGTTGTAGATCTCGCCGTTGAACGTCATCGCGTAGCGACCGCACGCGGACGGCATCGGCTGATGTCCATGCTCGGACAAATCGACGATCGACAGGCGCCGATGGCCGAGCGCGACGCCCGCATCGGGATCGATCCACAAACCGGTATCGTCCGGGCCGCGATGCGCGAGACTGTCCGTCATTCGCGCGAGGGTCGCCCGGGCCGTCTCCGGTGCGCATGCGACAGGGCCAACGAAGCCGCTGATTCCGCACATGACGAATTTCTCGTTCGAATGGTGAAAGGGTATGGCCTGACGGACGGCCGGCGCCCGTCGGTTGGGCGCATATTACGAAGAAAATATTCGTCAATTATTCCGGCTTGCAGCGGTCATTTTTTTACAGTGAAAAATTAATTCGCTCGTAAGCGGTTTTGTATACGATGCGCCGGTCTGTTGCGCCGCGTCATCCAACTTGCATGCGATGCGCGCATCGTCAGCCGCGCAAGCGTCGCGCCGCGAGATACGCGAGCTGCGCACGGTTGCGCGCATTGAAGCGCTTCTCGAGCATGCGGATCTGCGCGCCGACGCGATGCAGCGACGTGCCGAGCGCGTTCGCGATTTCCTGATCGGACAGGCCGTGCACGAGCCGCTCGAGCACCGCCGCTTCGTCGCGCTCGAGCACGATCGCGCGCGCGCCGCCGACGCGCGCATCGAGATGCGGCTGCGCGGCGCGATGCACGTCGAGGCTCAATGCGAGCGCGCAGCCGATCACGCGATCGTCGAGCGAACCGTCGTGCGCCTCCGACGCGAGGCTCACCGCGACGCGCAAATCGAGATGCGGCACCGGCCAGCAGAAGATCACGCCGCTGTGCATTGCATGCGCACGCAACGAATTCACGAGCGCATGCATGCGCCGCTCGCCCGTGCGGCGCGCATGCGCGTCGAGCTCGTCGAGCCGCCACGCGATCGGCGTGACGCCTTGCCGCCATTCGGCGAAGCGCGGATCGACTTCGAACAGCCGGCCCTCGACGTACGCGCGCAAGAACGACACGGGCGCGAAATCGCGCAGCAGATACGCGGCGAGCATCTGCTGGCCGATCAGCTCGAACGCGCCGTAGCAGAGCGTCGTGAAGCCGGCCGCGCGCAAGCGCGCGTCGCAGTGCGCGACGTCGAACGCCGCGCGGCGCGGCCCATCCGGCGATGCGGCGAACGACGAAACGGGAGGATGCGCGTCGTGCTGTGCGAATCCGCCACGCGATGCGGCGAGCTCGGCATGCGAGAACCATTCGATGCGCGGAGCGCTGTCAGCAATTGTCATGGAGGGGAAAGCCGGCTTCTTGTGTTCGCGATGCTGTTGCGCAGGAACCCCGACAAGCAAGTGGTCTTTGATCCGCGCTTTCGTGTGGCTGCCGAGCGCGGTTAGTATTACAAGATATTACGCGCAAGCGCGCGGCTTTGTACAATGCCTACGCTCGCGATTCGGGCGCGACGCGCGACGTCTCGGTGCCGGATGCGAACGCGCGTTTGCAACATGCGCGTCGGCGACATGCGCGTTTGCAACATGCGCGCGAATGCCGCTGTCGACGATGCACGCGGCGGAACGCACCCGCACCGCAGACGCCGCAAGCGCGAACGCGCACGTCACCGGTCACTCGCGCCGCGAGCAGGAAGGCCGCGTACGCGTCCGTCACGAGCGCGCACGTTGCGATCGCACACCGCGTCCGTCCGTTCGATCGAGCGGCGCCGGACCTACGCCGCGAGGTTTTTCGTTATGTCGGACATTGCAGTGCAGGAAGAGGCCGCCGTCGCGGCAGTCGCGCGCCCCGTATCGCGCGCGACTCCGTGCGGCGCGACGGGCGACGCACGGACGATCGACGTCGTCTGGTGCGGCCACGCGCGGCGCGCGGCCGATGCGAAGCCGCGCTTCGCGCCGCGCCTGGGCATCGCGGAGATGCTCGCGAGCGCGCGCGGCACCGCCGAATGCGGCCGCATCGCGACGAGCCTGCTGCGGCTGATGGGCTTCGCGACATTCGCCTATTTCGCGCTCGAGTTCACGCGCGACGACGCCGAATGCCTGTACCTGCACGAAGCGTTCACGCCCGCCGCGTATCGCGGCGATTACGTGCGCCGCCGCCATCACGACGTCGATCCGCGGATGCTCGGCACGCGCGCGTCGAGCATGCCCGTCGTCTGGGACCTGCGGCAGCTCGCGCGCGATCACGCGGCGCGCGGCTCGGACGCGCTCGACGGCTTCCTGCGCGTGATGCACGACGACGACATGTGCAGCGGCGTGATGTATTCGATGCCCGTGCCGGGCACGCGCGTGCATGCGTTCGCGAGCTTCACCGCACCGCGCCGCTCGCGCGACTGGATTTCGTCGGCGACGCTCGAGCAGGTGCTGGCGCTCGGCTTGTCGGTGCACCGGTTCGCGGCGCCGCAGTTGATCGCGTCGGCGCGCGAGCGCGCGGCCGAGCGCCTCACGCCGTTCGAGCGCGAACTGCTCGTCGGCATTGCCGAAGGCGCATCCGACAAGGAGATCGGCCGGCGGCTCGACACCAGCGCGCACAACGTCGATTACCATCTGCGCAAGCTGCGCAAACGCTTCGGCGTCGCGAACCGGATTCAGTTGACTTATTTCGCGTCGTCGCGCGGGCTGATCTGATGCGCGCGATTGTGCTCGATTGAGCGCGGCGCGCAGCCGCGCGCAATCGCGCTCGAAAGAAGGCCGCTGCCGCGAGTCGGGTCGATGACAACGGCGACAGCAACGACAGCAACGAACAACGGGCGACGCCCCCCGAACGGCGAACGCGAAGCGCCGGCATTCGGCGGGCGACAAGCGAAACGCGCGGCGGGCGGCGCCTGCATGACCGTGACGCGCTCGGCGAAGCGCGCCCGGCCGACGGTCGCGGGCCGCGACCCGGCATCGCTTCGCCGATGATCGTTGCACACGCAACCCATGGATGCGGCGCAAGCGACTCGCCGAAGCCCGCGCCCCCCGCGCGTCACGTCGCGCGTCAGCCGCCGTACAGGTCGAGCAGCTTGAGCGTCACGCCGTTGGTCCAGCCGAAGCCGTCCTGTAGCGGATACTCGCCGCCGCCTCCGCCCCCCGTGCCCGCGCCTTCGACGATGTACTTCTCGACAAGCTTGCCCTGCGCCGCGTACACGCCCTTCACGTCGGCGAGGAAGCGCGTGCCGATCTCGTCGGCGAGCGACTTCTCGCCGTAGTGCCGCAGCCCGATGAGCGCGATCCAGTGCAGCGGAGCCCAGCCGTTAGGCGCATCCCATTGTTGCGCCGTATCGTAAGTCGTCGTCGCGAGCCCGCCCGGCTTGAGCAGCGTCTTCCGCACGTTCTTCGCGGTCTGCTTTGCGCGCTCCGGCCACGCAACGCCCGCGAACAGCGGATACAGCGCCGCCGCCGACAGGTTGTCGCGCGGCTTGCCGAGCTTCCAGTCGTAGTCGCCGTAATAGCCGTTGCGGTTCCACAGATAGCGGTTGATCGCAACCGCGCGCTTGCCGGCGCGGCCGGCGAACTCGGCGACGCACGCGAAATCGCGCGTCACCGCGCAGCCCTTCACGATCGTCGTCTCGAGGTTGAACATCAGGCTGTTCAGGTCGACGGGCACGATCGCGGTGGTGCGGATCGTCGCGAGCGTGCGGCCGTCGCCGAACCAGCGCGAGCTGAAGTCCCAGCCGCTCTCGGCCGCCGCGCGCAGGTCGCGCCACACTTGCGGCGCCGGCCGGCCGCTCGCCTGCTGCGCGGTCTTCACGTCCTCGAGGTACGACTCGTCGCGCGGCGTGTCGCTCGCGTCCCAGTAGCGGTTCAGCACCGAGCCGTCCGGCATCGCGACGACGTTGCGCGCCGCCTGGCCGCGCGGCGTCGTGCGCTCGCCCTGCATCCAGTATGCGTACTCCTTGCGCAGCGCGGGCAGGTACTTCTGATAGACGCCATTGCCCTCGACCTTCGCCGCGAGCGTCACCATGTACGCGAAGAACGGCGGCTGCGAGCGGCTCACGTAATAGCTGCGGTTGCCGTTCGGCACATGGCCGACGGTGTCGATCAGGTACGCGAAGTTCTCGAGCATGTCGTCGACGAGATCCTCGCGGCCCGACTCCTGCAAGCCGAGCATCGTGAAGTACGTGTCCCAGTAGTAGCCCTCGCGGAAGCGCCCGCCCGGCACCACGTACGGTTTAGGCAGCGCAATCAGCGAGCTGTACGGCTGCGCGGCCGTCGTCGTGCGCGTGAGCTTCGGCCACAGCCAGTCGATGTGCTCGCGCAGCGTCTGGTTCGGCGGCGGCGTCACCGACTGGTCCGACGGCGGTGTGAAGTACTGCGCGACGAACGCCTTCAGCGAGAAACCCGGCTGCCCCTTCTGCTGCTCGTACAGCCGGACGATCGTCGCGGGATCGGTGTTCGGCGTCGAATCGACGAAGGTCTTCTGGTCTTCGAAGATCTGCGCGGTTTGCACCGCAACAAAGAGATCGCCGTAGAGCTGGCTCGGCGGCGGCGGGATCGACGCGGCGCTCGGCGCGGACGCGGCGCTCGACACGGCCGCGGATGCGTGCGACGAGTCGGCACGGGCGAGCGTCGCATTCGTGCAGCCGATGCCGGCCGCGGCGACGAGCGCGAGCCACGCGGGTGCGCTCAGCAGGCGGCGATAGAACGGATTTTCAACATGAAGCGGGCGATGCCGCGGCGTGACCATATCTCCTCCTCCCCTTTTCGAGATGAACGGCAATATGGTCTCCTGGTCGCGCGGGCCCGGCGCGTCGCGGCGTTGCTCTGTTGTATGCCGCGGCGGGCAGATTCGCACGAAATCCAGCGCTCAGGCAAGCGGTTCTTCGCACATAACGCGCAAATTGCCGTGCGCCGCGCGCGGCGCGGGCCGGTTTCGCCGCGCTCGCCCGCCGCGTCGAATCCCGATCGCCCGCCGCGCGCGAAACGGCGACGCGCGGCGGCAGCACGTCGTTGCGCGCGCAAGCATGCTGCAACAATCGATGCAATAATGGCATCTTTACACGCGTCGTTGCCATGCCGTCCGCCATCTACGCTTTCATCGCACCGCTGATCGTCGCTTGCGCGTTGTTCATGGAGAGCGTGGATGCCAACATCATCGTCACGGCGCTGCCCGCGATGGCGCGCGACTTCGGGCAGAACCCCGTCACGCTGAACATCGCGATCACGAGCTACGTCGTCGGCCTCGGCGTGTTCATCCCGATCTGCGGATGGCTCGCCGACCGCTTCGGCGCGCGCACCGTGTTCCGCACCGCGATCGGCATCTTCGTCGCCGGCTCGCTGCTGTGCGCGGCGTCGAACAATCTCGAGCTCTTCACGTTCGCGCGCTTCGTGCAAGGCGTCGGCGGCGCGATGATGGTGCCCGTCGGGCGCATCATCATCTTCCGCGCGGTGCCGCGCTCGGAGCTCGTGCGCGCGATGAACTACCTGAGCGTGCCCGCGCTCTTCGGGCCCGCGGCAGGGCCGCTCCTCGGCGGCTTCATCACGACGTACCTGCACTGGCGGCTGATCTTCTTCATCAACGTGCCGATCGGCATCCTCGGCATCTACCTCGCGAACAAGCACATCGCGAACACGCACGAACTCGATCCCGGCCCGCTCGACTGGTTCGGCTTCGTTCTGTCCGCCGCCGGTGCGGCGCTCCTGCTGATGGGCCTCACGCTGCTCGACGGCGCGCTCGTCACGCGCGGCGCCGCGCTCGCGATGGGCGCGACGGGCGCAGCGCTGCTCGGCGGCTACGTGCTGTATGCGCGGCGCGTCGAGCGGCCGGTGCTCGATCTGCGCTTCCTGCGCATCCCAACCTATCACGCGAGCGTCGTCGGCGGCTCGCTGTTCCGGATCGGCCTCGGCGCGGTGCCGTTCCTGCTGCCGCTCGCGCTGCAGGAAGGGCTCGGCATGAGCGCATTCCATTCCGGCGCGATCACCTGCGCGTCGGCCGTCGGCGGCGCGTTCACGCGGCTGCTCGCGCCGCGCACGCTCAAGCGTTTCGGCTTTCGCACGGTGCTGATGTACAACGCGGCGTTCGCCGGGCTCGCGATCGCCGCATACGGCGTGTTCCATCCCGGCATGCCGACGCTCGCGATCTGGCTCATCGTGCTGGTCGGCGGCGTGTTCCCCGCGCTGCAGTTCACGAGCCTCAATTCGATGATCTACGCGGAGATCGCGTCGCGCGACGCGGGCCGCGCAACGAGCCTCGGCAGCGTCGTCCAGCAGATGTCGCTCGGCCTCGGCGTGACGGTCGCGGCGCTCGTGCTGCACGTGTCGCATTGGGCGCAGGGGCATCCGACGATGGTCTGGTCGGACTTCTGGCCGGCGTTCGTCGTGGTCGGACTGTGCTCGTTCGCGTCGATTCCGATCACGCGCCGGCTGCCGCCGAACGCGGGCGACGAGGTGGCGCGCGGCAAGCGCGGCTGAAGCGAGCGGCGCGGCCGAAGCGCTCAGGAAAACGAAGCAAGTGGGAAAGCGTGCGGAAGTGATGCGCGGCGACGGACGGAATTGCCGGCTGGAATTGGGCCGCCGAAAATCCGTCGCCCCAAAAAAATCGGCGGACATCCACTCGGGGCCGGCTGAAAGCCGCATGGATGTCCGCTTGAACGGCTCCGGCCGCCTCGACGGGGGTGAGGCGCCCGGACTCGCTTCCTGCGTGCCATAGAGGTATCGTGCGTCGGAAGCAGAGTGCTGTGTCGATGAGACTATAAGGAAACTTCCGAAAGACTTCTGTCAACGATTGTCAGACGCCCGCGCGACAATGCTTCGCCGCGCACGGCGGCGCTTGGCGGCGCTTGGCGGCGCTTGGCGGCGCGCAGCGCGATGCGCCGATTCGCGCTACAGTGGCGCATCCGTTTCCACCCGCCCTTTCCTGCGCCGCTCGTGACCGCCCCGCTCTCGATCGCCTCCGCCCGCGCGCTGCACCTCGCCGCGCAGGGGCTCCTGACGCCGCCTCGCCGCAAGGCGGTCAAGGCCGACGTGCTCGCCGCCATCCGGCGGATGGCCCAGTTGCAGATCGACACGATCCACGTCGTCGCGCGCAGCCCGTATCTCGTGCTGTTCAGCCGGCTCGGCGCGTATGCGCCGCAATGGCTCGACGAGCATCTCGCCGATGCGAGACTGTTCGAATACTGGTCGCACGAAGCGTGCTTCCTGCCGATCGAGGATTTCGGGCTGATGCGCCACAAGATGCTCAACCCCGTCGGCATGGGTTGGAAATACGCGGCCGAGTGGCACGCGAAGCATCGCGACGCGATCGACGCGCTGCTCGCGCACGTCCGCGCGAGCAGCCCCGTGCGCTCCGCCGATTTCGCGCGCGGCGCCGGCAAGGGCAACGGCTGGTGGGACTGGAAGCCCGAGAAGCGGCATCTCGAAGTGCTGTTCTCGACCGGGCAATTGATGGTTGCCGAGCGGCGCAACTTCCAGCGCGTCTACGACGTCGCCGAGCGCGTGCTGCCGCACTGGGACGACGCGCGCGACCTGCCGCCGCGCGAAACGGTGCTGCCGCGCCTCGTCGGGAACACCTGCCGCGCGCTCGGCATCGTGCGCGCGGACTGGGTCGCCGATTATTACCGGCTGCCGAAGCGCTCGTATCGCGACGAATTGCATGCGCTCGCGAACGCGGGCGAGCTGCTGCCTGTCGCGGTCGAAGGCTGGAGCGCGGACGCGTTCGTGCATCGCGAGTTCGCGCCGCTCGTCGACGCCGCGCGCGACGGCGCGCTGCACCCGACGGTCACGACGCTGCTGTCGCCGTTCGATCCGGTCGTCTGGGACCGGCGGCGCGCGTCGGCGCTGTTCGGCTTCGACTACACGATCGAGTGCTACACACCCGCGCACAAGCGCCGCTACGGTTACTTCTGCCTGCCGATCCTGCACCGCGGGCGGCTCGTCGGGCGCATCGACGCGAAGGCGCATCGCGCGCAACGCGTGTTCGAGCTGAAGGCGGTGCACATCGAGCCGGGCGTGCGGGTCGGCGCGGGACTCGCGGCCGACGTCGGGCGCGCGATCCGCAAGCTCGCCGACTGGCACGAGACGCCCGTCGTCGAGGCCGGCAACGCACCGAAGGAGATCGCGCGGGCGATCGGTGCGGATTGAGTCATCGGGCTCAGGCAAGGACCGCGTGCGGCGAGCAGGCGTGAAGTCGCGCGCCGCCGCAGCAGCCACGCGAAGCGAAATGCGCGACGCAAGCGGCCGCGCGCGGCGACACGCAAATGAACGAGGCCCGGCGTGCCGCTACCGCCCCGGCTGCGCACGAACGCGCACGATCCGGCGCAGCGCGCGACATGCGTGCGCCGGCGGGCGCGTCGCGAATGCGCCGCAACGCACATGCCGATCCGCTCGCTCAGTCGCCCAACTTGCGAAAACGCGGCGTGCCGTCGGCGAGCGTCTCGTTGAACATCGCCTCGGGACGCACCCAGAGGCTGTGCTCCTTCGGCCACAGCTGTTCGTAGACGACGAGCCGCTCTTCCGTCTCCGAATGCCGCGCGACGCCGATCACGCGATACAGCCCGCCCTTGTAATGACGATGCGTCGCGATGCGCTCGGCTTCCTGCTCGGTCATGATGCGCTCCATGAAAATCAACGAGCGCGTATTGTATGCGCGGCGCGCCCGGCGCGGCGGCACGACGGCCGCGGCGCCCGACAGCCTCGCTCAGCGCGCGCACGCATGCGGCTGCGCATAGACGCCGGGCCGATGCAGCTCCATCCAGCGCTCAGGATGTGCGGGCGCGGTGAAACCGACCGTGCGATACAGCGCGTGCGCGTCGCTCGTGACGAGCGCGACGCGGCGCAGCGCGCGCACCGCGTCCTGCGCGAACACGTGGTCGATCAGCGCGCGGCCGTAGCCCTTGCCGCGATGCTCGCTTAGCACGAATACGTCGCACAGGTACGCGAACGTCGCGTGATCGGTGACGAGACGCGCGAAGCCGACGAGCCGTGCGTCGAGATACGCGCCGAAGCACAGCGATCCGGCGATCGCCCGCTCCACCACATCGCGCGGAATGCCCTTCGACCAGTGCGCCTCGTCGCGCAGGAATGCATGGATCGTGTCGATGTCGAGTTCGGCCTTGTCGGCCGAAAAGCGCAGCGCGGACGTCGATGAGGTGGACACGGCGGAGCTCCGAACGCAAAACGTCGATGGCGAATGTTTCCGACGATAGCGCGAAGCGGCCGCGTTCAACAAGAGGCGCCGCAACGCCATGCGTTTCGCGGCACGCCTCGCATGCGAAAACGCGCGGATGACGGGCCGCGCGCGATGCAGGCGCGCGGGCAGCGCGACGAGCACGACGAACACGACGATCCGCCGGGCCTGCGGCGAATCCCGCGAGAAGCCGGTCGCGCAACAGGCATGCCCGCGGGCCGCGGCGCCCGGCGACTCTCAGGCCTGCGTTGCGGACTGCGACTATCCGGGCAACCGCCATGCGGCCGATATCCCGTGCATCGGTCAGGGAACCGGCCACCACCTCGTCGCGCTTCGGCAGCCGCCGCCCGCGCCGTCATGCGAACGGGCGCACGCCGATCAGCCATCCGTGCAGCACGAACGCGAACAGCGCCCACGCGGCAAGGCCCACGACGATCGCGATGCCGTCGCGCACCGGCGAGCCGGCCGGATAGCGCACGCCGTCGCGCCGATCGCGCGCGCGCGACGCGATGAAATCGACGAACGCCCACACGAAGAACACGGCGAACAGCAGCTCCGCATGCAGCGTGCCGTTCGCGAGCAGATGCGCGCCCGCCCACACCATCACGCCCGCGAGCATCGGATGGCCGACGAGCGCCTTGATGCGCGTGCCCGGCACGTAAGCCGCCACGAGCAGCACGAATGCGATCGCGGTCAGGAGCGCCGTCAGATGCCGGATGCCGATCGGCGGAAACCACAGCGACGCCGTGTCCGCGCGCGCGAGCCCGTAGCCCCAGACGATCAGCGCGAATCCGACCACCGACGC
The nucleotide sequence above comes from Burkholderia thailandensis E264. Encoded proteins:
- the asnB gene encoding asparagine synthase (glutamine-hydrolyzing) translates to MCGISGFVGPVACAPETARATLARMTDSLAHRGPDDTGLWIDPDAGVALGHRRLSIVDLSEHGHQPMPSACGRYAMTFNGEIYNFRELRRELEREHRAPEWRGHSDSEVLLAAFSAWGIDRALQKAVGMFALALWNRESRVLTLARDRIGEKPLYYGRIGGSFVFGSELKALRRFPGFGAHPIDRNALCLYLRHASVPAPYTIYEGIRKLPPGTYVQHEGLGDEPAPRRYWSLDRVIAAGRANPFDGDANAAVAQLDHVLRDAIAEQSVADVPLGAFLSGGVDSSVIVALMQTQTAQPVQTFTIGFHEAGYDEAGYAKAVARHLGTSHTELYVKPSDVLATVPRMPSVYDEPFADSSQIPTLLVSELTRRHVKVSLSGDGGDELFGGYTRYFLTPRLWGRLRRVPAAVRMRIAAALHALRPDHADQIAALVQGAWSAAAQRDASPRVGDRLHKLANVMTADSRASLYRLLMSSVHHPERFTLAGHEPQTLIDTPGAWPAGLSFAEQAMAVDTLTYLPTDILTKVDRAAMAVSLETRMPFLDHRVVEFAWRLPEALRIPDGQDKWLLRKLLYRYVPRPLIDRPKQGFCAPVGAWLRGELSDWAAELLRPARLRDEGYLDATRVERLWRQHQSGRMNWQHPLWTVLMFQAWLERQRAE
- a CDS encoding autoinducer binding domain-containing protein, with amino-acid sequence MTIADSAPRIEWFSHAELAASRGGFAQHDAHPPVSSFAASPDGPRRAAFDVAHCDARLRAAGFTTLCYGAFELIGQQMLAAYLLRDFAPVSFLRAYVEGRLFEVDPRFAEWRQGVTPIAWRLDELDAHARRTGERRMHALVNSLRAHAMHSGVIFCWPVPHLDLRVAVSLASEAHDGSLDDRVIGCALALSLDVHRAAQPHLDARVGGARAIVLERDEAAVLERLVHGLSDQEIANALGTSLHRVGAQIRMLEKRFNARNRAQLAYLAARRLRG
- a CDS encoding helix-turn-helix transcriptional regulator encodes the protein MSDIAVQEEAAVAAVARPVSRATPCGATGDARTIDVVWCGHARRAADAKPRFAPRLGIAEMLASARGTAECGRIATSLLRLMGFATFAYFALEFTRDDAECLYLHEAFTPAAYRGDYVRRRHHDVDPRMLGTRASSMPVVWDLRQLARDHAARGSDALDGFLRVMHDDDMCSGVMYSMPVPGTRVHAFASFTAPRRSRDWISSATLEQVLALGLSVHRFAAPQLIASARERAAERLTPFERELLVGIAEGASDKEIGRRLDTSAHNVDYHLRKLRKRFGVANRIQLTYFASSRGLI
- the treA gene encoding alpha,alpha-trehalase TreA — protein: MVTPRHRPLHVENPFYRRLLSAPAWLALVAAAGIGCTNATLARADSSHASAAVSSAASAPSAASIPPPPSQLYGDLFVAVQTAQIFEDQKTFVDSTPNTDPATIVRLYEQQKGQPGFSLKAFVAQYFTPPSDQSVTPPPNQTLREHIDWLWPKLTRTTTAAQPYSSLIALPKPYVVPGGRFREGYYWDTYFTMLGLQESGREDLVDDMLENFAYLIDTVGHVPNGNRSYYVSRSQPPFFAYMVTLAAKVEGNGVYQKYLPALRKEYAYWMQGERTTPRGQAARNVVAMPDGSVLNRYWDASDTPRDESYLEDVKTAQQASGRPAPQVWRDLRAAAESGWDFSSRWFGDGRTLATIRTTAIVPVDLNSLMFNLETTIVKGCAVTRDFACVAEFAGRAGKRAVAINRYLWNRNGYYGDYDWKLGKPRDNLSAAALYPLFAGVAWPERAKQTAKNVRKTLLKPGGLATTTYDTAQQWDAPNGWAPLHWIALIGLRHYGEKSLADEIGTRFLADVKGVYAAQGKLVEKYIVEGAGTGGGGGGEYPLQDGFGWTNGVTLKLLDLYGG
- a CDS encoding MFS transporter; its protein translation is MPSAIYAFIAPLIVACALFMESVDANIIVTALPAMARDFGQNPVTLNIAITSYVVGLGVFIPICGWLADRFGARTVFRTAIGIFVAGSLLCAASNNLELFTFARFVQGVGGAMMVPVGRIIIFRAVPRSELVRAMNYLSVPALFGPAAGPLLGGFITTYLHWRLIFFINVPIGILGIYLANKHIANTHELDPGPLDWFGFVLSAAGAALLLMGLTLLDGALVTRGAALAMGATGAALLGGYVLYARRVERPVLDLRFLRIPTYHASVVGGSLFRIGLGAVPFLLPLALQEGLGMSAFHSGAITCASAVGGAFTRLLAPRTLKRFGFRTVLMYNAAFAGLAIAAYGVFHPGMPTLAIWLIVLVGGVFPALQFTSLNSMIYAEIASRDAGRATSLGSVVQQMSLGLGVTVAALVLHVSHWAQGHPTMVWSDFWPAFVVVGLCSFASIPITRRLPPNAGDEVARGKRG
- a CDS encoding winged helix-turn-helix domain-containing protein produces the protein MTAPLSIASARALHLAAQGLLTPPRRKAVKADVLAAIRRMAQLQIDTIHVVARSPYLVLFSRLGAYAPQWLDEHLADARLFEYWSHEACFLPIEDFGLMRHKMLNPVGMGWKYAAEWHAKHRDAIDALLAHVRASSPVRSADFARGAGKGNGWWDWKPEKRHLEVLFSTGQLMVAERRNFQRVYDVAERVLPHWDDARDLPPRETVLPRLVGNTCRALGIVRADWVADYYRLPKRSYRDELHALANAGELLPVAVEGWSADAFVHREFAPLVDAARDGALHPTVTTLLSPFDPVVWDRRRASALFGFDYTIECYTPAHKRRYGYFCLPILHRGRLVGRIDAKAHRAQRVFELKAVHIEPGVRVGAGLAADVGRAIRKLADWHETPVVEAGNAPKEIARAIGAD
- a CDS encoding DUF1653 domain-containing protein — its product is MTEQEAERIATHRHYKGGLYRVIGVARHSETEERLVVYEQLWPKEHSLWVRPEAMFNETLADGTPRFRKLGD
- a CDS encoding GNAT family N-acetyltransferase, giving the protein MSTSSTSALRFSADKAELDIDTIHAFLRDEAHWSKGIPRDVVERAIAGSLCFGAYLDARLVGFARLVTDHATFAYLCDVFVLSEHRGKGYGRALIDHVFAQDAVRALRRVALVTSDAHALYRTVGFTAPAHPERWMELHRPGVYAQPHACAR
- a CDS encoding NnrU family protein; amino-acid sequence: MFMLVLILGLVIFLGTHSIRLVAGDWRAAQIAALGEPRWKGMYALASVVGFALIVWGYGLARADTASLWFPPIGIRHLTALLTAIAFVLLVAAYVPGTRIKALVGHPMLAGVMVWAGAHLLANGTLHAELLFAVFFVWAFVDFIASRARDRRDGVRYPAGSPVRDGIAIVVGLAAWALFAFVLHGWLIGVRPFA